A genomic segment from Gracilinanus agilis isolate LMUSP501 chromosome 1, AgileGrace, whole genome shotgun sequence encodes:
- the ILF3 gene encoding interleukin enhancer-binding factor 3 isoform X2 yields the protein MRPMRIFVNDDRHVMAKHSAVYPTQEELEAVQNMVSHTERALKAVSDWIDEQEKVSGEQPEPEAMDVVAEEENKEGGEQKTEHLTRTLRGVMRVGLVAKGLLLKGDLDLELVLLCKEKPTTALLDKVADNLGVQLAAITEDKYEIIQSIGEAAIVIKNTKEPPLSLTIHLTSPVVREEMEKLLAGETLSVNDPPDVLDRQKCLAALASLRHAKWFQARANGLKSCVIVIRVLRDLCTRVPTWAPLRGWPLELLCEKSIGTANRPMGAGEALRRVLECLASGIVMPDGSGIYDPCEKEATDAIGHLDRQQREDITQSAQHALRLAAFGQLHKVLGMDPLPSKMPKKPKNENPVDYTIQIPPSTTYAITPMKRPMEEDGEEKSPSKKKKKIQKKEEKTEPPQAMNALMRLNQLKPGLQYKLVSQTGPVHAPIFTMSVEVDGSSFEASGPSKKTAKLHVAVKVLQDMGLPTGAEGKDSNKGEDSAEETEQKPVVVAPPPVVETVAAPSAAFPSPDQTSENVKQQGPILTKHGKNPVMELNEKRRGLKYELISETGGSHDKRFVMEVEVDGQKFQGAGSNKKVAKAFAALTALEKLFPDAPVALEPNKKKRTPVPVRGGPKFAAKHNPGFGMGGPMHNEVPPPPNIRGRGRGGNIRGRGRGRGGFGGANHGGYMNAGAGYGSYGYGGNSATAGYSQFYSNGGHSGNAGGGGGGGGGGSSGYGSYYQGDNYNSPVPPKHGGKKQQHGGQQKPSYGSGYQSHQGQQQSSYSQNQYSNYGPPQGKQKGYNHGQGNYSSYSNSYNSPGGGGGSDYNYESKFNYSGSGGRGGGGNSYGSGGSSYNTGSHGGYGGSSGGGSSYQGKQGGYSSQSNYNSPGSGQNYSGPPSSYQSSQGGYGRNDHSMNYQYR from the exons atg cgGCCAATGCGTATTTTTGTGAATGATGACCGCCATGTGATGGCAAAGCACTCTGCTGTTTATCCAACTCAGGAGGAATTGGAAGCTGTTCAGAACATGGTATCTCATACAGAACGAGCACTTAAAGCTGTGTCTGATTGGATAGATGAACAGGAAAAAGTCAGTGGAGAGCAGCCTGAACCTGAGGCTATGGATGTGgtagctgaagaagaaaataaagaaggggG GGAACAGAAGACTGAGCACTTGACCAGGACTCTCCGAGGAGTGATGCGGGTCGGCCTAGTAGCAAAGGGTCTCCTGCTCAAGGGGGATTTGGACCTGGAATTAGTCCTTTTGTGTAAGGAGAAACCCACAACTGCCCTTTTGGACAAAGTGGCGGACAACTTGGGAGTCCAGCTTGCT GCTATCACAGAAGACAAATATGAAATTATCCAATCCATTGGTGAAGCTGCAATtgtaataaaaaatacaaaagagccTCCATTGTCTTTGACTATTCACTTGACATCACCTGTTgtcagagaagaaatggaaaaactttTAGCTGGAG AAACGCTATCAGTCAACGACCCCCCGGACGTTCTGGACAGGCAGAAATGCCTTGCTGCCTTGGCGTCACTCCGACACGCCAAGTGGTTCCAG GCCAGAGCTAATGGGCTGAAGTCATGTGTCATAGTCATCAGGGTTCTGAGAGACCTATGCACCCGTGTTCCTACTTGGGCTCCCCTTAGAGGATGG ccCCTGGAGCTTCTCTGTGAGAAGTCAATTGGAACAGCAAATCGACCAATGGGAGCTGGCGAGGCCCTCAGAAGAGTGTTGGAGTGCCTGGCATCTGGAATCGTTATGCCAG ATGGTTCTGGCATTTATGACCCTTGTGAAAAAGAAGCCACTGATGCTATTGGGCATCTAGACAGACAGCAACGGGAAGATATCACACAGAGTGCTCAG CACGCTCTTCGACTTGCTGCTTTTGGCCAGCTTCACAAAGTCCTTGGTATGGACCCTCTCCCTTCCAAGATGCCCAAGAAACCAAAGAATGAAAACCCAGTTGACTACACTA TCCAGATCCCTCCTAGTACCACCTATGCCATTACTCCAATGAAACGTCCCatggaggaggatggagaggaaaAATCTCCtagcaagaagaagaagaagattcaGAAAAAAG aGGAGAAGACAGAACCCCCACAAGCTATGAATGCACTGATGAGACTGAATCAACTGAAACCTGGGCTGCAGTATAAACTGGTCTCTCAAACTGGCCCAGTCCATGCTCCCATTTTTACTATGTCTGTTGAAGTGGATGGAAGTTCATTCGAAGCTTCTGGACCATCCAAAAAGACTGCCAAGTTGCATGTGGCTGTAAAG GTGTTACAGGACATGGGGCTGCCTACAGGAGCAGAAGGTAAAGATTCAAATAAAGGAGAAGACTCTGCTGAGGAAACGGAACAGAAGCCTGTGGTTGTTGCTCCTCCACCTGTAGTGGAAACTGTTGCAGCTCCTAGTGCCgccttcccttctccagaccAGACATCAGAG aatgtAAAACAACAGGGTCCAATCTTGACCAAACATGGCAAGAATCCTGTCATGGAACTGAATGAAAAGAGGCGTGGCCTCAAGTATGAGCTTATTTCTGAGACTGGGGGCAGTCACGATAAACGCTTTGTCATGGAG GTTGAAGTGGATGGGCAGAAATTTCAAGGAGCTGGTTCAAATAAAAAGGTGGCAAAGGCATTTGCTGCTCTCACCGCATTAGAAAAGCTGTTCCCTGATGCTCCTGTTGCCCTGGAGCCcaataagaaaaagagaacacCAGTACCTGTGAGAGGGGGCCCAAAGTTTGCAGCAAAG CACAACCCAGGATTTGGAATGGGAGGCCCTATGCACAATGaggttccccctcccccaaatattCGTGGTCGAGGTAGAGGTGGGAACATCCGAGGTCGGGGTAGAGGCCGAGGTGGATTTGGTGGTGCCAACCATGGTGGCTACATGAATGCTG GAGCTGGCTATGGAAGCTATGGCTACGGTGGCAATTCTGCAACAGCAGGATATA GTCAGTTCTACAGCAACGGTGGGCATTCTGGGAATGCTGGTGGAGGCGGGGGTGGCGGTGGAGGCGGCTCTTCTGGCTATGGGTCCTACTACCAAGGCGACAACTACAATTCACCAGTACCCCCAAAGCACGGCGGGAAGAAGCAGCAGCATGGGGGCCAGCAGAAGCCTTCTTATGGTTCAGGGTACCAGTCTCATCAAGGCCAACAACAGTCATCATACAGCCAAAACCAGTACAGCAATTATGGCCCACCCCAAGGCAAACAAAAGGGCTATAATCATGGACAAGGCAACTACTCCTCCTATTCGAATTCCTACAACTCCCCAGGTGGTGGAGGTGGATCAGACTATAACTACGAGAGCAAATTCA
- the ILF3 gene encoding interleukin enhancer-binding factor 3 isoform X1, producing MRPMRIFVNDDRHVMAKHSAVYPTQEELEAVQNMVSHTERALKAVSDWIDEQEKVSGEQPEPEAMDVVAEEENKEGGEQKTEHLTRTLRGVMRVGLVAKGLLLKGDLDLELVLLCKEKPTTALLDKVADNLGVQLAAITEDKYEIIQSIGEAAIVIKNTKEPPLSLTIHLTSPVVREEMEKLLAGETLSVNDPPDVLDRQKCLAALASLRHAKWFQARANGLKSCVIVIRVLRDLCTRVPTWAPLRGWPLELLCEKSIGTANRPMGAGEALRRVLECLASGIVMPDGSGIYDPCEKEATDAIGHLDRQQREDITQSAQHALRLAAFGQLHKVLGMDPLPSKMPKKPKNENPVDYTIQIPPSTTYAITPMKRPMEEDGEEKSPSKKKKKIQKKEEKTEPPQAMNALMRLNQLKPGLQYKLVSQTGPVHAPIFTMSVEVDGSSFEASGPSKKTAKLHVAVKVLQDMGLPTGAEGKDSNKGEDSAEETEQKPVVVAPPPVVETVAAPSAAFPSPDQTSENVKQQGPILTKHGKNPVMELNEKRRGLKYELISETGGSHDKRFVMEVEVDGQKFQGAGSNKKVAKAFAALTALEKLFPDAPVALEPNKKKRTPVPVRGGPKFAAKQHNPGFGMGGPMHNEVPPPPNIRGRGRGGNIRGRGRGRGGFGGANHGGYMNAGAGYGSYGYGGNSATAGYSQFYSNGGHSGNAGGGGGGGGGGSSGYGSYYQGDNYNSPVPPKHGGKKQQHGGQQKPSYGSGYQSHQGQQQSSYSQNQYSNYGPPQGKQKGYNHGQGNYSSYSNSYNSPGGGGGSDYNYESKFNYSGSGGRGGGGNSYGSGGSSYNTGSHGGYGGSSGGGSSYQGKQGGYSSQSNYNSPGSGQNYSGPPSSYQSSQGGYGRNDHSMNYQYR from the exons atg cgGCCAATGCGTATTTTTGTGAATGATGACCGCCATGTGATGGCAAAGCACTCTGCTGTTTATCCAACTCAGGAGGAATTGGAAGCTGTTCAGAACATGGTATCTCATACAGAACGAGCACTTAAAGCTGTGTCTGATTGGATAGATGAACAGGAAAAAGTCAGTGGAGAGCAGCCTGAACCTGAGGCTATGGATGTGgtagctgaagaagaaaataaagaaggggG GGAACAGAAGACTGAGCACTTGACCAGGACTCTCCGAGGAGTGATGCGGGTCGGCCTAGTAGCAAAGGGTCTCCTGCTCAAGGGGGATTTGGACCTGGAATTAGTCCTTTTGTGTAAGGAGAAACCCACAACTGCCCTTTTGGACAAAGTGGCGGACAACTTGGGAGTCCAGCTTGCT GCTATCACAGAAGACAAATATGAAATTATCCAATCCATTGGTGAAGCTGCAATtgtaataaaaaatacaaaagagccTCCATTGTCTTTGACTATTCACTTGACATCACCTGTTgtcagagaagaaatggaaaaactttTAGCTGGAG AAACGCTATCAGTCAACGACCCCCCGGACGTTCTGGACAGGCAGAAATGCCTTGCTGCCTTGGCGTCACTCCGACACGCCAAGTGGTTCCAG GCCAGAGCTAATGGGCTGAAGTCATGTGTCATAGTCATCAGGGTTCTGAGAGACCTATGCACCCGTGTTCCTACTTGGGCTCCCCTTAGAGGATGG ccCCTGGAGCTTCTCTGTGAGAAGTCAATTGGAACAGCAAATCGACCAATGGGAGCTGGCGAGGCCCTCAGAAGAGTGTTGGAGTGCCTGGCATCTGGAATCGTTATGCCAG ATGGTTCTGGCATTTATGACCCTTGTGAAAAAGAAGCCACTGATGCTATTGGGCATCTAGACAGACAGCAACGGGAAGATATCACACAGAGTGCTCAG CACGCTCTTCGACTTGCTGCTTTTGGCCAGCTTCACAAAGTCCTTGGTATGGACCCTCTCCCTTCCAAGATGCCCAAGAAACCAAAGAATGAAAACCCAGTTGACTACACTA TCCAGATCCCTCCTAGTACCACCTATGCCATTACTCCAATGAAACGTCCCatggaggaggatggagaggaaaAATCTCCtagcaagaagaagaagaagattcaGAAAAAAG aGGAGAAGACAGAACCCCCACAAGCTATGAATGCACTGATGAGACTGAATCAACTGAAACCTGGGCTGCAGTATAAACTGGTCTCTCAAACTGGCCCAGTCCATGCTCCCATTTTTACTATGTCTGTTGAAGTGGATGGAAGTTCATTCGAAGCTTCTGGACCATCCAAAAAGACTGCCAAGTTGCATGTGGCTGTAAAG GTGTTACAGGACATGGGGCTGCCTACAGGAGCAGAAGGTAAAGATTCAAATAAAGGAGAAGACTCTGCTGAGGAAACGGAACAGAAGCCTGTGGTTGTTGCTCCTCCACCTGTAGTGGAAACTGTTGCAGCTCCTAGTGCCgccttcccttctccagaccAGACATCAGAG aatgtAAAACAACAGGGTCCAATCTTGACCAAACATGGCAAGAATCCTGTCATGGAACTGAATGAAAAGAGGCGTGGCCTCAAGTATGAGCTTATTTCTGAGACTGGGGGCAGTCACGATAAACGCTTTGTCATGGAG GTTGAAGTGGATGGGCAGAAATTTCAAGGAGCTGGTTCAAATAAAAAGGTGGCAAAGGCATTTGCTGCTCTCACCGCATTAGAAAAGCTGTTCCCTGATGCTCCTGTTGCCCTGGAGCCcaataagaaaaagagaacacCAGTACCTGTGAGAGGGGGCCCAAAGTTTGCAGCAAAG CAGCACAACCCAGGATTTGGAATGGGAGGCCCTATGCACAATGaggttccccctcccccaaatattCGTGGTCGAGGTAGAGGTGGGAACATCCGAGGTCGGGGTAGAGGCCGAGGTGGATTTGGTGGTGCCAACCATGGTGGCTACATGAATGCTG GAGCTGGCTATGGAAGCTATGGCTACGGTGGCAATTCTGCAACAGCAGGATATA GTCAGTTCTACAGCAACGGTGGGCATTCTGGGAATGCTGGTGGAGGCGGGGGTGGCGGTGGAGGCGGCTCTTCTGGCTATGGGTCCTACTACCAAGGCGACAACTACAATTCACCAGTACCCCCAAAGCACGGCGGGAAGAAGCAGCAGCATGGGGGCCAGCAGAAGCCTTCTTATGGTTCAGGGTACCAGTCTCATCAAGGCCAACAACAGTCATCATACAGCCAAAACCAGTACAGCAATTATGGCCCACCCCAAGGCAAACAAAAGGGCTATAATCATGGACAAGGCAACTACTCCTCCTATTCGAATTCCTACAACTCCCCAGGTGGTGGAGGTGGATCAGACTATAACTACGAGAGCAAATTCA
- the ILF3 gene encoding interleukin enhancer-binding factor 3 isoform X3 produces MRPMRIFVNDDRHVMAKHSAVYPTQEELEAVQNMVSHTERALKAVSDWIDEQEKVSGEQPEPEAMDVVAEEENKEGGEQKTEHLTRTLRGVMRVGLVAKGLLLKGDLDLELVLLCKEKPTTALLDKVADNLGVQLAAITEDKYEIIQSIGEAAIVIKNTKEPPLSLTIHLTSPVVREEMEKLLAGETLSVNDPPDVLDRQKCLAALASLRHAKWFQARANGLKSCVIVIRVLRDLCTRVPTWAPLRGWPLELLCEKSIGTANRPMGAGEALRRVLECLASGIVMPDGSGIYDPCEKEATDAIGHLDRQQREDITQSAQHALRLAAFGQLHKVLGMDPLPSKMPKKPKNENPVDYTIQIPPSTTYAITPMKRPMEEDGEEKSPSKKKKKIQKKEEKTEPPQAMNALMRLNQLKPGLQYKLVSQTGPVHAPIFTMSVEVDGSSFEASGPSKKTAKLHVAVKVLQDMGLPTGAEGKDSNKGEDSAEETEQKPVVVAPPPVVETVAAPSAAFPSPDQTSENVKQQGPILTKHGKNPVMELNEKRRGLKYELISETGGSHDKRFVMEVEVDGQKFQGAGSNKKVAKAFAALTALEKLFPDAPVALEPNKKKRTPVPVRGGPKFAAKQHNPGFGMGGPMHNEVPPPPNIRGRGRGGNIRGRGRGRGGFGGANHGGYMNAGAGYGSYGYGGNSATAGYSDFFTDCYGYHDFGSS; encoded by the exons atg cgGCCAATGCGTATTTTTGTGAATGATGACCGCCATGTGATGGCAAAGCACTCTGCTGTTTATCCAACTCAGGAGGAATTGGAAGCTGTTCAGAACATGGTATCTCATACAGAACGAGCACTTAAAGCTGTGTCTGATTGGATAGATGAACAGGAAAAAGTCAGTGGAGAGCAGCCTGAACCTGAGGCTATGGATGTGgtagctgaagaagaaaataaagaaggggG GGAACAGAAGACTGAGCACTTGACCAGGACTCTCCGAGGAGTGATGCGGGTCGGCCTAGTAGCAAAGGGTCTCCTGCTCAAGGGGGATTTGGACCTGGAATTAGTCCTTTTGTGTAAGGAGAAACCCACAACTGCCCTTTTGGACAAAGTGGCGGACAACTTGGGAGTCCAGCTTGCT GCTATCACAGAAGACAAATATGAAATTATCCAATCCATTGGTGAAGCTGCAATtgtaataaaaaatacaaaagagccTCCATTGTCTTTGACTATTCACTTGACATCACCTGTTgtcagagaagaaatggaaaaactttTAGCTGGAG AAACGCTATCAGTCAACGACCCCCCGGACGTTCTGGACAGGCAGAAATGCCTTGCTGCCTTGGCGTCACTCCGACACGCCAAGTGGTTCCAG GCCAGAGCTAATGGGCTGAAGTCATGTGTCATAGTCATCAGGGTTCTGAGAGACCTATGCACCCGTGTTCCTACTTGGGCTCCCCTTAGAGGATGG ccCCTGGAGCTTCTCTGTGAGAAGTCAATTGGAACAGCAAATCGACCAATGGGAGCTGGCGAGGCCCTCAGAAGAGTGTTGGAGTGCCTGGCATCTGGAATCGTTATGCCAG ATGGTTCTGGCATTTATGACCCTTGTGAAAAAGAAGCCACTGATGCTATTGGGCATCTAGACAGACAGCAACGGGAAGATATCACACAGAGTGCTCAG CACGCTCTTCGACTTGCTGCTTTTGGCCAGCTTCACAAAGTCCTTGGTATGGACCCTCTCCCTTCCAAGATGCCCAAGAAACCAAAGAATGAAAACCCAGTTGACTACACTA TCCAGATCCCTCCTAGTACCACCTATGCCATTACTCCAATGAAACGTCCCatggaggaggatggagaggaaaAATCTCCtagcaagaagaagaagaagattcaGAAAAAAG aGGAGAAGACAGAACCCCCACAAGCTATGAATGCACTGATGAGACTGAATCAACTGAAACCTGGGCTGCAGTATAAACTGGTCTCTCAAACTGGCCCAGTCCATGCTCCCATTTTTACTATGTCTGTTGAAGTGGATGGAAGTTCATTCGAAGCTTCTGGACCATCCAAAAAGACTGCCAAGTTGCATGTGGCTGTAAAG GTGTTACAGGACATGGGGCTGCCTACAGGAGCAGAAGGTAAAGATTCAAATAAAGGAGAAGACTCTGCTGAGGAAACGGAACAGAAGCCTGTGGTTGTTGCTCCTCCACCTGTAGTGGAAACTGTTGCAGCTCCTAGTGCCgccttcccttctccagaccAGACATCAGAG aatgtAAAACAACAGGGTCCAATCTTGACCAAACATGGCAAGAATCCTGTCATGGAACTGAATGAAAAGAGGCGTGGCCTCAAGTATGAGCTTATTTCTGAGACTGGGGGCAGTCACGATAAACGCTTTGTCATGGAG GTTGAAGTGGATGGGCAGAAATTTCAAGGAGCTGGTTCAAATAAAAAGGTGGCAAAGGCATTTGCTGCTCTCACCGCATTAGAAAAGCTGTTCCCTGATGCTCCTGTTGCCCTGGAGCCcaataagaaaaagagaacacCAGTACCTGTGAGAGGGGGCCCAAAGTTTGCAGCAAAG CAGCACAACCCAGGATTTGGAATGGGAGGCCCTATGCACAATGaggttccccctcccccaaatattCGTGGTCGAGGTAGAGGTGGGAACATCCGAGGTCGGGGTAGAGGCCGAGGTGGATTTGGTGGTGCCAACCATGGTGGCTACATGAATGCTG GAGCTGGCTATGGAAGCTATGGCTACGGTGGCAATTCTGCAACAGCAGGATATA GTGACTTTTTCACAGACTGCTACGGCTATCATGATTTTGGGTCTTCCTAG